One Synechococcus sp. JA-2-3B'a(2-13) genomic window carries:
- a CDS encoding prohibitin family protein: MRAEGWERRVGRWLPKATLAGAVLILVAMGRPLRLVGNGENMVVFTWGGGVSPMALQPGLHWVPPFVSRTVTFDVKTQALTWKDKDPTAYAPRLVALSQDGQQIAAEATLQFRIVDAPKVYTQLGENYLDRIAPIVRSVILNETSGFSAQALYSTERPLLQGQIRERVALLLKEYGIEVLDFLLRDVDFDPDFVAAIEAKTIAENQLAQKQFEIEQARQDARTIISQAEAEAGQLRAKAQALTQNPQYLEVVKATVLGSRLETLITK, encoded by the coding sequence ATGCGAGCAGAAGGTTGGGAGAGGCGAGTTGGTCGCTGGTTGCCCAAGGCCACCCTTGCCGGAGCCGTATTGATCCTGGTGGCAATGGGCAGGCCGCTGCGATTGGTGGGCAACGGAGAAAATATGGTGGTGTTCACCTGGGGAGGGGGGGTGAGCCCGATGGCTTTGCAGCCTGGTCTCCATTGGGTGCCGCCTTTTGTCTCGCGCACGGTTACCTTCGATGTAAAAACGCAGGCCCTCACCTGGAAGGACAAAGACCCGACTGCCTACGCGCCGCGGCTGGTGGCCCTTTCTCAGGATGGGCAGCAGATTGCGGCTGAGGCGACGCTGCAGTTTCGCATTGTGGACGCCCCCAAGGTCTATACGCAACTGGGGGAAAATTACCTGGATCGCATCGCCCCCATCGTCCGGTCGGTCATTCTGAATGAGACCAGCGGCTTTTCTGCCCAGGCTCTGTATTCCACGGAGCGCCCGCTGCTGCAAGGACAAATTCGGGAACGGGTGGCTCTTCTGCTGAAGGAATACGGCATCGAGGTTTTGGATTTTCTGCTGCGGGATGTGGATTTCGATCCTGATTTCGTAGCGGCCATTGAGGCAAAAACCATTGCCGAAAATCAACTGGCGCAAAAGCAATTTGAGATCGAGCAGGCCCGCCAAGATGCCCGCACCATCATTTCTCAAGCGGAGGCAGAAGCCGGTCAATTGAGAGCCAAAGCACAGGCCCTCACCCAAAATCCGCAGTACCTAGAGGTGGTGAAAGCCACAGTACTGGGATCCCGCCTGGAAACTTTGATCACCAAATAA
- the cphA gene encoding cyanophycin synthetase: MRIRSIRVLSGPNYWSIRRHKLIQMRLDLEDLQERPTNTIPGFKERLEALLPGLWEHQCSRGCYGGFLQRVEEGTLMGHVVEHVALELQTLAGMKVDFGRTRETSTPGTYNVVFEYQEAEAGRFAAKAAVYLCQALVDGEDYRRDLELDIQELREIRENVRFGPSTQALLDEAALRGIPYLRLNKGSLVQLGYGVYQKRIEATTTEKTSIIAADLAADKRATKELLQDMGIPVPKGYTVRRRSELAATIEDVGGFPVVIKPLNANHGKGITVNITSLEAAEIAYDAASQYSDVVLVEKHLVGDDYRLLVINNKLVAVAKRIPAYVVGDGRSTIQELIDEVNRDPRRGFGHENVLTQISVDDMTLRILESKGYTLDTVLPKGEHCTLKSTANLSTGGIAVDCTDIIHPYNAFIAERAAQIIGLDVAGIDLICPDIAQPVNETGGGIVEVNASPGLRMHLAPSEGIPRNVAEPIIDMLFPPGSHTRIPILAVTGTNGKTTTTRLIAHILKGIGKRVGFTTTDGVYIQNHQIAKGDMTGPHSARLVLRDPTVEVAVLETARGGILREGLGFPECDIGVVLNVTSDHLGLGDIETLEDMARVKSVLVEAVHERGYAVLNADDGLVAAMAANVKATVAYFSMNPENPLIQKHIASGGIAAVYEEGHISILKRGWKLRIEDVTKIPLTLSGKASFMIQNVLAATLAAFLHGVSIDDIRMALGTFTSSVAQTPGRLNLFDVGGYQVLVDYAHNPAGYEAIQSTLERWDCQRKIGVIGGPGDRRNSDLRELGVLAARMFDRAIVKEDDDRRGREPGEVAALIRQGWEQEKAGDRLQEILDEATAIETALEKAEPGDLVVIFPADVQRTIQIITRFQDKLNPKPSYRGSSYSIGPDLISPSPDVKLS; encoded by the coding sequence ATGCGCATCCGATCCATCCGCGTTCTCAGTGGCCCCAACTACTGGAGCATCCGTCGTCATAAGCTGATTCAAATGCGGCTTGATCTGGAAGACTTGCAGGAGCGACCCACCAACACCATCCCGGGTTTCAAAGAAAGGTTGGAGGCCCTGTTGCCGGGACTGTGGGAACACCAGTGCTCCCGCGGCTGCTATGGGGGATTCTTGCAACGGGTGGAAGAGGGCACCCTCATGGGCCATGTGGTGGAGCATGTGGCCTTGGAACTGCAGACTCTGGCCGGCATGAAAGTGGATTTTGGCCGCACCCGCGAAACCTCCACCCCCGGCACCTACAACGTCGTGTTCGAGTATCAAGAGGCAGAGGCCGGGCGCTTTGCGGCCAAAGCTGCAGTCTACCTCTGTCAGGCTTTGGTGGATGGAGAAGACTACCGCCGCGACCTAGAACTGGACATTCAAGAGTTGCGAGAGATCCGAGAGAACGTCCGCTTCGGCCCCAGCACCCAAGCTTTGCTGGACGAGGCCGCCCTGCGCGGGATCCCCTATCTGCGCCTCAACAAGGGATCCCTGGTGCAACTGGGGTACGGCGTCTACCAAAAGCGCATCGAAGCCACCACCACTGAAAAAACCAGCATCATTGCCGCCGACCTGGCCGCCGACAAGCGGGCCACCAAAGAACTGCTGCAGGACATGGGGATCCCGGTGCCCAAGGGCTATACGGTGCGTCGCCGCAGCGAGTTGGCAGCCACCATCGAGGATGTCGGGGGCTTTCCGGTGGTGATCAAGCCCCTTAACGCCAACCACGGCAAGGGCATCACCGTCAACATCACCAGCCTGGAAGCCGCCGAGATCGCCTACGATGCCGCCAGCCAATACTCCGATGTGGTGTTGGTGGAAAAGCACCTGGTGGGGGATGACTACCGACTGCTGGTGATCAACAACAAGCTGGTGGCTGTGGCCAAGCGGATCCCAGCCTATGTGGTGGGAGATGGCCGCTCCACCATTCAAGAGCTGATCGACGAAGTCAACAGGGATCCGCGGCGGGGGTTTGGCCACGAAAACGTGCTGACCCAAATCAGCGTTGATGACATGACCCTGCGTATCCTCGAAAGCAAAGGCTACACCCTGGATACGGTGCTGCCCAAAGGAGAACATTGCACCCTCAAATCCACCGCCAACCTGAGCACCGGAGGCATCGCCGTCGATTGCACCGATATCATCCATCCCTACAACGCCTTCATTGCCGAACGGGCAGCTCAGATCATCGGCCTGGATGTGGCGGGCATCGACCTCATCTGCCCGGACATTGCCCAGCCCGTCAACGAAACCGGGGGCGGCATTGTCGAGGTGAACGCTTCTCCGGGTTTGCGCATGCACCTGGCCCCCAGCGAAGGGATCCCGCGCAATGTGGCTGAGCCCATCATCGACATGCTCTTTCCCCCCGGCAGCCACACCCGCATCCCCATCCTGGCCGTCACCGGCACCAACGGCAAAACCACCACCACCCGCCTGATCGCCCACATCCTCAAAGGCATCGGCAAGCGGGTCGGCTTTACCACCACCGACGGCGTTTACATCCAAAACCATCAAATTGCCAAGGGAGACATGACCGGCCCCCACAGCGCCCGCCTGGTGCTCAGGGATCCCACCGTAGAAGTGGCGGTGCTGGAAACGGCGCGAGGCGGCATTTTGCGAGAGGGGCTGGGGTTTCCGGAATGCGATATTGGCGTGGTGCTCAACGTAACCTCAGATCACCTAGGGTTGGGGGATATCGAAACCCTAGAAGACATGGCCCGCGTCAAATCCGTCTTGGTGGAAGCGGTACACGAGCGGGGCTACGCTGTCTTGAATGCCGATGATGGTCTGGTGGCCGCCATGGCCGCCAATGTCAAGGCGACAGTGGCCTATTTCAGCATGAACCCGGAAAATCCCCTCATTCAAAAGCACATTGCTTCCGGGGGCATAGCAGCTGTCTATGAAGAGGGCCACATCTCAATTTTGAAACGGGGCTGGAAACTGCGCATAGAAGATGTAACCAAAATTCCCCTCACCCTCTCTGGCAAGGCCAGCTTCATGATCCAAAATGTGCTGGCCGCTACTTTGGCAGCCTTCCTGCACGGGGTTTCCATCGACGACATCCGCATGGCGCTGGGCACCTTCACCAGTTCTGTGGCCCAAACCCCTGGTCGCCTCAACTTGTTCGATGTGGGGGGCTACCAAGTGCTGGTTGACTATGCCCACAACCCAGCAGGTTACGAAGCCATTCAAAGTACCCTGGAGCGCTGGGATTGCCAACGAAAAATTGGGGTTATCGGCGGGCCTGGGGATCGGCGCAACAGCGACCTACGAGAGCTGGGAGTCTTGGCAGCGCGCATGTTCGACCGAGCCATTGTCAAAGAAGATGATGACCGGCGAGGACGGGAACCAGGCGAGGTGGCCGCCCTAATCCGGCAGGGTTGGGAACAGGAAAAGGCAGGGGATCGTCTGCAGGAAATCTTGGATGAGGCAACTGCTATCGAAACCGCTCTGGAGAAAGCCGAACCCGGAGACCTGGTGGTGATCTTTCCGGCGGATGTACAGCGCACCATCCAGATCATCACCCGCTTTCAAGACAAGCTCAACCCCAAACCCAGTTACCGTGGCTCCTCCTACAGCATCGGCCCAGATTTGATCTCCCCCAGCCCTGACGTCAAACTGTCTTAG
- a CDS encoding prohibitin family protein, with product MYPTGETPQSRVGWLTVGGIAVLAALGVLRSCLYVTLPGHATVVFNTFSGLQKGRVELPGVIFRIPGIETPITYTVLTRVWEFTNDPASANAISNAITVNTADGQAFAIDVAIALKPNLATLDELHASIGENYLSTVVVPVVRSKIRDISASFNSEDFYRKSQRAAIEQRALDLIRQEMPTVNRDGQTLPLVQVEGLFLGNPNFPQALRDSIERKQVASITAQTAAVRAQIQEKETERLLILAAANQRAIELKGQAAAQNAQLADLLFYEKLQERIQNPTGSLPRLRIIRVEGDATVFLNVDPHQAALQRGQ from the coding sequence ATGTATCCAACAGGAGAAACACCCCAAAGCAGAGTGGGTTGGTTAACCGTAGGAGGGATCGCCGTCTTGGCGGCCCTGGGAGTGCTCCGCTCTTGCCTGTACGTCACTTTGCCCGGACATGCCACTGTAGTTTTCAATACCTTTTCCGGGCTGCAAAAGGGGCGGGTAGAATTGCCGGGGGTCATCTTCCGGATTCCAGGGATCGAGACGCCGATCACCTACACCGTGCTCACCCGCGTTTGGGAGTTTACCAACGACCCTGCCTCGGCCAATGCCATCAGCAACGCCATCACCGTGAACACCGCCGATGGACAAGCCTTTGCCATCGATGTGGCCATTGCCCTCAAGCCCAACCTCGCCACTTTGGACGAGCTGCACGCCAGCATCGGCGAGAACTATCTTTCCACGGTGGTGGTGCCGGTGGTGCGCTCCAAAATCCGGGATATCTCCGCCTCTTTCAATTCGGAAGACTTTTACCGGAAAAGCCAGCGGGCTGCCATCGAACAACGAGCGCTGGACTTGATTCGCCAAGAGATGCCTACTGTCAACCGCGATGGCCAAACCCTGCCTCTGGTGCAGGTGGAGGGCCTGTTTCTGGGCAACCCCAATTTCCCACAAGCCTTAAGAGACTCGATTGAACGCAAACAGGTGGCCTCGATTACAGCACAAACGGCGGCAGTGCGGGCGCAAATTCAGGAAAAAGAGACCGAGCGGCTGCTGATCTTGGCGGCGGCCAACCAGCGGGCCATTGAGCTGAAAGGACAAGCGGCAGCGCAGAACGCGCAACTGGCGGATCTGCTGTTCTACGAGAAGCTGCAAGAGCGCATCCAAAACCCGACGGGCTCGCTGCCCCGTTTGCGCATCATCCGCGTCGAGGGAGATGCCACCGTGTTTCTCAATGTGGATCCCCATCAGGCAGCCCTGCAAAGAGGGCAGTAG
- the rpsL gene encoding 30S ribosomal protein S12, whose product MPTIQQLIREERSVAARKTKSPALKACPQRRGVCTRVYTTTPKKPNSALRKVARVRLTSGFEVTAYIPGIGHNLQEHSVVMIRGGRVKDLPGVRYHIIRGTLDAAGVKDRKQGRSKYGAKRPKPGQAPAAAGKKK is encoded by the coding sequence ATGCCCACCATTCAGCAACTGATCCGTGAGGAGCGCAGCGTTGCCGCTCGCAAGACCAAGTCTCCTGCCCTGAAGGCTTGTCCACAGCGGCGGGGGGTTTGCACCCGAGTGTACACGACAACGCCCAAAAAGCCCAACTCGGCCCTGAGAAAAGTGGCTCGCGTTCGCCTCACTTCCGGCTTTGAGGTCACCGCTTACATTCCCGGCATCGGCCACAACCTGCAGGAGCACTCTGTGGTCATGATTCGCGGTGGGCGGGTTAAGGATTTGCCCGGCGTGCGTTACCACATTATCCGGGGTACCCTCGACGCTGCAGGGGTCAAAGACCGCAAACAAGGCCGCTCCAAATACGGGGCGAAACGGCCCAAGCCGGGCCAAGCTCCAGCCGCCGCTGGCAAGAAAAAATAG
- a CDS encoding ComF family protein: MGWLDWWIVPPCPLCRRPAKAVFCQDCQRRLQAERLATWPVTTSPWPLYAWGIHRGALRRAIYCLKYEGQRRIGSVLGEWLGSRWVESQSTSLGSPGAYTVVPIPLHAERLRQRGYNQAALISQAFCQRTGLRHWPEALVRVRATAAQYELNPLQRQHNLAGAFALKQVPATPVLLVDDIYTTGSTVQAAQQVLAAAGIRVAGVIVAAQTPKAASPDWPGPPDPIPPPAN, from the coding sequence ATGGGCTGGTTAGATTGGTGGATTGTGCCTCCATGTCCGCTTTGCCGGCGCCCTGCCAAGGCCGTGTTCTGTCAAGACTGTCAAAGGCGGTTGCAGGCGGAGCGCCTTGCCACTTGGCCAGTCACCACCTCGCCTTGGCCACTTTACGCCTGGGGGATCCACCGGGGGGCGCTGCGCAGGGCCATCTATTGCCTGAAGTACGAAGGACAACGGCGCATTGGCTCGGTTTTGGGAGAATGGCTGGGATCCCGTTGGGTCGAAAGCCAGTCCACCTCTTTAGGCTCCCCTGGGGCCTACACGGTGGTGCCCATCCCTCTGCATGCAGAGCGGCTGCGGCAGCGGGGCTACAACCAAGCCGCCTTGATCAGCCAAGCCTTTTGCCAGCGGACAGGTCTGAGACATTGGCCTGAGGCTCTGGTGCGGGTGCGGGCCACAGCGGCTCAATATGAGCTCAACCCGCTGCAACGACAGCACAACTTGGCCGGGGCCTTTGCCCTGAAACAAGTTCCGGCCACACCGGTGTTGCTGGTGGATGACATCTACACCACCGGCTCTACTGTGCAAGCCGCCCAGCAGGTATTGGCCGCTGCCGGGATCCGTGTAGCCGGGGTAATCGTTGCCGCTCAAACCCCAAAAGCCGCCTCTCCAGACTGGCCCGGCCCTCCAGACCCTATCCCGCCTCCAGCAAATTAA
- the rpsG gene encoding 30S ribosomal protein S7: protein MSRRNRAPRRDVPPDPKYGSRLVTMLIRKLMMRGKASLAARILYEALDIVRERTGQDPLPLLENAVRNATPLVEVKARRVGGATYQVPVEVRGERGTSLALRWLVTFSRTRPGRTMAAKLANELIDAANETGSAIRRREEVHRMAEANKAFAHYRY, encoded by the coding sequence ATGTCTCGCCGCAACCGTGCCCCTCGTCGTGATGTGCCCCCGGATCCCAAGTATGGGAGCCGTCTGGTTACCATGCTGATCCGCAAGTTGATGATGAGGGGTAAGGCATCCCTGGCTGCCAGGATCCTCTATGAAGCTCTGGACATTGTGCGGGAGCGCACCGGCCAAGACCCACTGCCCTTGCTGGAAAATGCTGTTCGCAACGCCACCCCACTGGTGGAGGTGAAAGCCCGCCGGGTGGGCGGAGCCACTTATCAGGTGCCTGTGGAGGTGAGAGGAGAGCGGGGCACTTCCCTAGCGCTGCGCTGGTTGGTGACCTTTTCGCGCACTCGTCCAGGTCGCACCATGGCCGCCAAGTTGGCCAATGAGCTGATCGATGCAGCCAACGAAACCGGCAGCGCCATTCGACGGCGGGAAGAGGTGCATCGCATGGCCGAGGCCAACAAAGCCTTTGCCCACTACCGCTACTGA
- a CDS encoding ComEC/Rec2 family competence protein: MERTYLLGLGWILGLLVRAWPQAAGWGWGIPLGLGLAGSLLCRRQPRLARTWLAMGLVGCLAWNYLGWRQPFPGPTDISLLAPQQQMNLVGTVLSEPRPTRSERRQFWLRAEQVLNADSTARQVSGKLYVTTGPEALQDKDLHPNQRVRLTGSLYLPSPALNPGSFDFQAYLQRQGAFAGFSAREVILQPGGRGWGGWVLRRRVREAFVAGLGERQGNLLASLVLGSRAAQLDFDLQDAFREIGMAHALAASGFHVSLLVGVVFVLTRRLAVRLQQGSILAVLGLYTALTGFSPSVLRAALMGAAAMLVLTEPRLEGKVKLNPLGTLLVAAVLLLIYEPLWITDLGFQLSFAATLGLLVGTAPIVSRLDFLPPAVATALAVPLAAQIWTLPLQVAIFGRIPTYSLLANPLLLILLVPLLVAGFGVAFGALLWPGLGSLLARPLTFLITPLINWVNWMASWPLSSYYTGRVSLLQCLLLYGALVALTFWPRWRQAFRWQGTALIMAAILLGPRMWPGPPVQITALASGRIPILAIQAEGRHLLLNSGDPRLAERTVLPFLRQQGLHRLDGAVAMTSAGSANGGWEILLSAFSKGVRPANAIGQFWDGGGANAASESYLRSLSAVQAAQIPYQVLQPGDRMPFSERLRLQAVYTNPLVLTLEAEGSHWLLLGSAGTHVQVELTGSPLMPAQIDWLWWDGGSLILDLLERFQVQAGISSGSVGETVVTWFRQKQRPLYVADRSGAVSWSRRGVQTLRSQLD; encoded by the coding sequence ATGGAAAGAACCTATCTGCTGGGGTTGGGCTGGATCTTAGGCCTGCTGGTGCGGGCTTGGCCCCAAGCTGCCGGGTGGGGCTGGGGGATCCCTCTGGGATTGGGGCTGGCGGGATCCCTGCTGTGCCGGCGGCAACCGCGTCTGGCCCGCACTTGGCTGGCGATGGGTCTGGTGGGGTGTCTGGCTTGGAATTACCTGGGTTGGCGGCAGCCTTTTCCCGGGCCGACGGATATCAGCCTGTTGGCCCCCCAGCAGCAGATGAACTTGGTGGGCACCGTCCTCTCGGAACCTCGTCCCACCCGCAGCGAACGGCGGCAATTTTGGCTGAGAGCAGAGCAGGTGCTCAACGCCGACTCCACGGCCCGCCAGGTCAGCGGCAAGCTCTACGTCACCACCGGCCCTGAGGCCCTCCAGGACAAGGATCTCCACCCCAACCAACGGGTGCGCCTGACGGGATCCCTGTACCTGCCCAGTCCGGCCTTGAACCCGGGCAGCTTTGATTTTCAAGCCTACCTGCAGCGCCAGGGGGCTTTTGCCGGCTTCAGCGCCCGTGAGGTGATCCTGCAGCCGGGGGGAAGAGGTTGGGGGGGCTGGGTGTTGCGGCGGCGGGTGCGAGAGGCGTTCGTTGCTGGATTGGGGGAGCGGCAGGGGAATCTGTTGGCTTCCTTGGTGCTGGGATCCCGGGCCGCCCAATTGGATTTCGACTTGCAGGATGCCTTCCGGGAAATCGGCATGGCCCATGCGCTGGCCGCCTCTGGGTTCCATGTGTCGCTGTTGGTGGGGGTGGTGTTTGTCCTAACACGGCGGTTGGCGGTGCGCCTGCAGCAGGGGAGCATCCTGGCGGTGCTGGGGCTTTATACCGCCCTCACGGGGTTCAGCCCTTCGGTGTTGCGAGCGGCACTGATGGGGGCGGCGGCCATGCTGGTGCTGACGGAGCCGCGCCTGGAAGGAAAGGTGAAGCTCAATCCCCTGGGGACGCTACTGGTGGCGGCAGTTTTGCTCTTAATCTACGAGCCGCTGTGGATTACAGACCTGGGGTTTCAGCTCAGCTTTGCCGCCACCCTGGGCCTGCTGGTCGGAACAGCCCCAATTGTTTCCCGGCTGGACTTTTTGCCTCCGGCTGTGGCCACCGCCTTGGCCGTTCCGCTGGCAGCCCAGATCTGGACCTTGCCGCTGCAAGTGGCCATCTTTGGCCGCATCCCCACCTACTCGCTGCTGGCCAACCCGCTGCTGCTGATTCTGCTAGTGCCGCTGCTGGTGGCGGGGTTCGGGGTGGCGTTTGGGGCTTTGCTCTGGCCGGGGCTGGGATCCCTGCTGGCCCGGCCCTTGACGTTTTTGATCACGCCTTTAATCAACTGGGTGAACTGGATGGCCAGCTGGCCTCTGAGTTCCTACTACACCGGCCGGGTCTCCCTGCTCCAGTGCTTGCTCCTCTACGGGGCGCTGGTGGCCCTAACCTTTTGGCCGCGGTGGCGACAGGCCTTCCGCTGGCAGGGCACAGCCCTGATCATGGCCGCCATCCTCCTGGGTCCAAGGATGTGGCCGGGGCCGCCGGTCCAAATTACCGCCTTGGCCAGTGGACGAATTCCCATCCTGGCCATTCAAGCGGAAGGGCGCCACCTCTTGCTCAACAGCGGGGATCCCCGTTTGGCAGAACGCACGGTGTTGCCCTTTTTGCGGCAGCAGGGCTTGCACCGTCTGGACGGGGCGGTGGCCATGACCTCCGCCGGCTCTGCCAATGGCGGCTGGGAGATCCTGCTGTCGGCTTTCTCCAAAGGAGTACGTCCCGCCAACGCGATTGGGCAATTCTGGGATGGGGGAGGGGCTAATGCGGCTTCCGAAAGTTACCTGCGTTCCCTTAGTGCCGTGCAAGCTGCCCAGATCCCCTATCAGGTGCTGCAGCCAGGCGATCGGATGCCTTTCTCGGAGCGGCTGCGGCTGCAAGCTGTCTACACCAATCCCCTGGTGTTGACACTGGAGGCTGAGGGATCCCATTGGCTGCTGCTGGGCTCTGCCGGCACCCATGTGCAAGTCGAGCTAACCGGATCCCCGCTGATGCCGGCCCAGATCGACTGGCTGTGGTGGGACGGGGGATCCCTGATTTTGGATCTCCTGGAGCGCTTTCAGGTGCAGGCGGGCATTAGCTCTGGCTCTGTCGGCGAGACGGTGGTCACCTGGTTCCGGCAGAAACAACGACCCCTCTACGTAGCCGATCGGTCTGGAGCGGTAAGCTGGTCGCGGCGGGGAGTGCAAACCTTGAGGTCACAATTGGATTGA
- a CDS encoding HD-GYP domain-containing protein translates to MNSHLIHTPFPRLNPKLAEADHVLVVDDQASSRLYIGELLRSAHFRVSEATNGEEALEAVERLRPDLVLLDVLMPNMSGFDVCRQLKANELTRLIPVVLITALTDRSNRLMGMQVGADDILTKPFDHVELLARVRSSIHQKRLNEDLDHAAGVLFAIARAVESRDPITGDHCERLVAMGEQFGRYLGLSRQQIKALRWGGYLHDIGKVGIPDAILCKQGKHTPEEWEIMKSHVLIGEDICRGLRTMQDVLPIIRHHHERWDGSGYPDGLAGEEIPLLARVFQVIDIFDALTSPRPYKPALTAEQALEVLREETRKGWRDPNLVREFCDFMFVTAFNLLEAG, encoded by the coding sequence ATGAACTCCCACCTGATCCACACCCCCTTTCCCCGCCTAAACCCGAAGCTGGCGGAGGCGGATCATGTTTTGGTGGTGGACGATCAGGCCAGCAGCCGCCTCTACATCGGTGAGCTGTTGCGGTCGGCCCACTTCCGCGTGAGCGAGGCCACCAACGGCGAAGAGGCTTTGGAGGCTGTGGAGCGGCTTCGGCCAGACTTGGTGCTGTTGGATGTGCTGATGCCGAACATGAGCGGGTTCGATGTCTGCCGGCAACTGAAGGCCAATGAGCTGACCCGCCTGATCCCCGTTGTGCTGATCACTGCCCTGACCGACCGCTCCAATCGCCTGATGGGGATGCAGGTGGGGGCCGACGACATTTTGACCAAGCCCTTCGATCACGTGGAGCTGCTGGCGCGGGTACGCTCATCCATCCACCAAAAGCGCTTGAACGAAGACCTGGATCACGCTGCCGGGGTGTTGTTTGCCATTGCCCGCGCTGTGGAGAGCCGGGATCCCATCACGGGTGACCATTGCGAACGCTTGGTGGCCATGGGGGAACAGTTTGGCCGTTACTTGGGGCTGTCTCGTCAACAGATCAAGGCCCTGCGCTGGGGCGGCTACCTGCACGACATCGGCAAAGTCGGGATCCCGGATGCGATTTTGTGCAAGCAGGGCAAGCATACCCCGGAAGAATGGGAGATCATGAAATCCCACGTCTTGATTGGCGAAGACATTTGTCGGGGCTTGCGCACCATGCAGGATGTGCTGCCGATCATCCGCCACCACCACGAGCGTTGGGATGGCAGCGGCTACCCGGATGGGCTGGCAGGCGAAGAGATTCCCCTGTTGGCCCGCGTCTTTCAGGTGATCGACATTTTCGACGCTCTGACCTCTCCTCGCCCCTACAAACCGGCCTTGACCGCCGAACAGGCCCTGGAAGTGCTGCGGGAGGAAACCCGCAAGGGCTGGCGGGATCCGAACTTGGTGCGCGAGTTTTGTGACTTTATGTTTGTTACGGCCTTTAATTTGCTGGAGGCGGGATAG